From a region of the Tiliqua scincoides isolate rTilSci1 chromosome 4, rTilSci1.hap2, whole genome shotgun sequence genome:
- the LOC136648314 gene encoding protein RCC2-like yields MPPPPPALNSHSTSWQCHLLLADVFPVLGSVTTDAGPVLALRPPKKLEGSKFKGQLLIFGATNWDLIGRKEVPKQQAAYRNLGQNLWGPHRYGCLTGIQVRTVVSGPCAAHSLLITTEGKLWSWGRNDKGQLGHGDTKRVDAPKPVEVLSSETVVLAACGRNHTLVLTESGSIFAFGENKMGQLGLGNQTDAVPSPTQNASSPPPPTPPPTSPLLGNPCDRRATELRHSTGASPAPASTGLAPAEHRH; encoded by the exons atgcctcccccgccccccgcccTGAACAGCCACTCCACCAGTTGGCAGTGCCACTTACTGCTGGCCGATGTctttccagtgctgggctcagtgacGACTGACGCTGGCCCGGTGCTGGCACTCCGTCCTCCcaag AAACTTGAAGGGTCAAAATTCAAGGGGCAGCTTCTAATATTTGGAGCAACAAACTGGGACCTGATTGGTCGAAAGGAAGTGCCTAAACAGCAAG CTGCCTACCGTAACCTGGGCCAGAACTTGTGGGGGCCTCACAGGTATGGGTGTCTGACGGGGATCCAAGTTCGGACTGTGGTCTCGGGGCCATGTGCTGCTCACAGTCTCCTGATCACCACTGAGGGGAAGCTCTGGAGCTGGG GGCGTAATGACAAAGGGCAGTTGGGCCATGGAGACACCAAGCGAGTGGACGCACCCAAGCCCGTTGAAGTACTCAGCAGTGAAACAGTCGTCTTGGCAGCCTGTGGCCGCAACCACACACTAGTCCTGACAG AGAGTGGCTCCATCTTTGCCTTTGGAGAGAACAAGATGGGGCAGCTTGGCCTTGGCAATCAGACTGATGCCGTTCCCAGCCCCACACAG aatgcctcctctccgcctccccccacacccccacctacgtCTCCACTGCTTGGCAATCCATGTGACCGCCGAGCAACAGAGCTCAGAcactccactggcgctagcccagcgccagctagcactgggctagcaccggcggagcaccggcactag